A stretch of the Chlorobiota bacterium genome encodes the following:
- a CDS encoding thiolase family protein, with the protein MQDAFIISAMRTPVGKYGGVLSQVRADDLLGFILKSVVEKSGIPKDRIDDVIIGCANQAGEDNRNVGRMGVLLAGLPVTTPATTINRLCGSALDAISMACRTIKCGEADIMIAGGVEVMSRAPYVFPKNVSGKTLFGNLTAFDTALGWRFPNSKMEAMFPLEQMGETAENVAEKWNISREAQDEFALRSHKLASLAWDEGKYNDTVVNVEIPQIKGEPLIVKKDEGPRFDSTIEKLSLLKPAFRKGGSVTAGNSSSLNDGAGAVVIVSEKILIEYNLKPLLRYVSYGVAGLNPQIMGVGPVHATHNALKNAGLTINDIGLTELNEAFASQSLAVIHDLELDINRVNLLGGAISIGHPLGMSGARLISTLSSQMPINNVRYGLATMCVGVGQGISMIVENCQL; encoded by the coding sequence ATGCAAGACGCTTTTATTATATCTGCAATGAGAACACCTGTTGGAAAATATGGTGGAGTATTATCTCAAGTTCGTGCTGATGACTTACTCGGTTTTATTCTCAAATCTGTTGTTGAAAAATCTGGTATTCCTAAAGATAGAATTGATGATGTAATAATTGGATGTGCAAATCAAGCTGGTGAGGATAATAGGAACGTTGGTAGAATGGGAGTTCTGTTGGCAGGCTTACCTGTAACAACCCCTGCAACAACTATTAACAGATTGTGCGGATCTGCTTTAGATGCAATATCAATGGCTTGTAGAACAATTAAATGTGGAGAAGCAGACATTATGATTGCCGGTGGAGTAGAGGTTATGTCTCGTGCCCCTTATGTGTTTCCTAAGAATGTATCAGGTAAAACTTTATTTGGAAATTTAACTGCATTTGATACTGCCTTAGGCTGGAGATTCCCAAATAGTAAAATGGAGGCAATGTTTCCTCTAGAACAGATGGGTGAAACAGCTGAGAATGTTGCTGAAAAATGGAATATTTCTAGAGAGGCTCAAGATGAATTTGCATTGCGATCACATAAACTAGCTTCTTTAGCTTGGGATGAAGGTAAATATAATGATACAGTTGTTAATGTTGAAATTCCTCAAATAAAAGGTGAACCATTAATTGTTAAAAAAGATGAAGGACCAAGATTTGATTCAACAATCGAAAAGCTTAGTTTATTGAAACCTGCTTTTAGAAAAGGTGGTTCAGTTACTGCAGGCAATTCATCTAGCTTAAACGATGGTGCAGGGGCTGTTGTTATTGTAAGTGAAAAGATATTAATAGAGTATAATTTAAAACCACTTCTACGTTATGTTTCATATGGTGTTGCAGGATTAAATCCTCAAATTATGGGAGTTGGTCCTGTTCATGCAACCCATAATGCACTCAAAAATGCTGGTTTGACAATTAATGATATTGGATTGACTGAACTAAATGAAGCTTTTGCTTCTCAAAGTTTGGCTGTAATTCATGATCTGGAACTTGATATAAATAGAGTAAATTTACTTGGAGGTGCAATATCGATTGGTCACCCACTAGGTATGTCTGGGGCAAGACTCATTTCAACTCTATCATCTCAAATGCCAATTAATAATGTTAGATATGGCTTAGCAACAATGTGTGTTGGTGTAGGGCAGGGTATTAGTATGATTGTTGAAAATTGTCAATTATAA